The genome window AGGTGCCGCCCGCGCTCAGGCTGACGTTGCCGCCCAGGCTGCCGACGCTGCTGGCCACCTGCGTCACCGTGGCGTTGTCGTCGCGGTGCTTCTCGGTGTGATAGCCGGAGAAGCGCTCGGTGTCGGAAATGACCACCGTGCCGATCGCCTTGTTATCCGAGACGTTGGCGTTGCCGGCGGTGTCCTGCCCGCTCTGGATGGTCAGGTCGCCCGCCGCGTGCATCGCCACGTTGCCCTGTGCGGCGACATTGCTGGCAGTGAGGGTGATGTCGCCCTGGGTCGTGCTCAGGCTGGCGTTGCCGCCCACCGACAGTTGCGTGCCGGTGATGGTGTCGGTCTGGCCATTGCCGTTGCCTTTCTGGTTGTAGTTGCCGAACGGCAGGCCCGCCGCATTATTGAAACTCCAGCCCTTGCCGCGGCTGTCGTTGCCGCTGGACTCGGTGGTATGCGCCACGCCCAGGTCGATGTTCTGGCTCGCAAGCAACAGCGCGTTGCCCTCGGCCGACAGTTGCGTGCCCTGGCTGGTGATCGAACCGTCGCTGGCGAGCAGGGTCATGTTGCCGCCGGCGCTGACCTGGCTCACCAGCGAGTGAGCCAGCTGCTCCACACCGTCAACATAAGGCCAATGCCGGCCATAAGGCCGCCAACCCACGGTGTTGCCCCCAGCCCCAGTCGGGAATCCGCGACCAATCCGTCGATGAAGGCACCAAGCGCGATGCCAGCATCCGCAGCCGAAACGTTGAGGGTCGAGGCGATGTCCACGTTGCCGGGCCGATAGGTAGCCGCCCTTGCCCGAGAACAGGCCCAACTGTTCGGTCACGCCGGAGGAGTTGCCACTGGCCTTAGCTGTGCTCGCTTAGCCGCTGGCGTTCCAGGCGGTGCGAACGAGAGTTGGATGCAGCCGCCGGGGCTGCTTTTCTGCACCTTTGCTATCTCCTTTTTGCGTTCGCCTTTACATCATGAAAAATTAAAATGAGGATGCACCCCATCCTTATAGCGCCATTTGCCACCGGACATGAAAGAATCTTCACCAAGATGGGCACGAATTTGATCTTTCGTTTTCTCGTCAACAGGTGACACGACATCATCCGCTGCATAAAGCACGTATAGTTCTTCAGACAATATTTTAACCTTCAAGAAAGGCGCGGATTCTATTCTGCATCTCCCGAACATATCAATGTAATCTTTTCCGTAGATGGAAATACTTGGTATATCAGGAAGCCTCTTCCAGAGATCAACCGGATTGTCCCAGTTTTTTACAGCCATACTTCGTATTTCACCATAGGAGACATCAAAGATAGTCGCCAACCCTTTGAATAGATCGATAAAACAATCCAACGCGCCAGGCTTACTTGAAATTAAGTTATTCCGCAATGTTCCACCAATGAAACAAAACTCCGGAGGTTCAGTTTTATTCCATTGCAACTGATAGCCCCCCCCACCAAATTCCAACACCAGACTTATGGCATCGGGTTGAACCTGGCTTTTCTTGAAAATTAAATCAAGCACTTCAGCCGATTCGCGGATTGGCTTATCGCCACTAAAAAAACCAAAGCTTCTAGGCCTTATCTCCTCCGGCGCACCGAGCAATTCCTCTATAATCTTCGACACCATTTCTCTTTCAAAATTGCTCTTTGCAGAGAACAATGAAAAGGTTATGCCTTGTATCAAATTACTCATGAAATTTTACCTGCTTGATCTTTACACCACGTTGGCGTGCGTAATTTAGCAGAAGATCGCTTATGGGCGTATCCCCACCTGGGGTGTAATAGATCAATGTCTTACTTTCAGTTCCAACTGACCAGTCTATTAGCCCACGCGCCTGCAAGTCGAACGGGATGCTTTCTCCAGTCTTTGCATCCGCATACGCGGCCACCTTTCCTTGCTGTGTGTAAAGAGTGTAATCAGGCTTGACATAGTTCTTTCCCATTCCAGCCAATTCGGGTGTTGGCAACCTTTCCTGTGTCGCAACTAAGCCCCTTGCATCAAGTCCAGAAAGCTTTGTCGCAAGCACATAGTCATCAAAGCTATTTCCCATCGCATTGTTAACCACCACGTTGGAGGTGGCTCGCGCAACATCGTCAGCAGGCCCAACTACAGCATTTACCGGCTCAAGGGTTTTAATAGGCAACGCCGTGGCTGACCTGCCCAGACCAGCAGCCGCACCGGACGGAACAAATCCAATCAGGGAATAGAGCGCTTCTGCATAAGGAGAGGGCAGCCCTGTTTTGCTCAGCAGCATGCCACCAAGCGTGGAAGTCGTCTCACCCGTCGCCACCGTGCTTAAGCCGGCAGCAGTCTGATCCGCGCCCCAAGGTACCAGCACACAAGAGATCGCGGTCTCTGCGCATCCTCCACCACCCGCAAGCATGGCTGCTGCGCCCGCTCCTGTTTGTAACAGACCGCCAAAGCGCGCAAAGGGATGTCCATTGCTGTTATCCCATTTTGTCGTGGCATCTGTCCCTACGTCCAAGAATCCATAGCCGAACAGCTGCTCGTCAGGTGCTTTGCCCGTTTTTGCTGCGAGACTTGTGCCGAAATTCTTGTACGTCTGCGTTGACAGCAGCTCTTGCTCGTCTTTGAGCGGTGCACCTGCAGCCTCAACAGCAGCCCAGAATTTTTGATCTTCGCTACCGTCCGCATACTGGGCGGAGCATTTCACCAATGCGCATGCAGCAGCAGTGAGCCGCGCCTCTTCGGACACATCGCCCTTACTTAGTTCCTTGATCCGATTGATTTCTATGTCCGTCAGCATGCAGTTGTTTTCGACCGCATTGCGCGCGATCGCGCTGCCGACCGCCGTGTCGCTCAAGCTCCCGCCCGTGATCCCGCCCACCAACGCGCCAACCGCCTGCGACAAGGCCAGGATAGTCTGCTTGTCCTGCTCGGAGAGATCGCTCGGCTTGGCGTCGGCGCCGTAGAGCGTCTTGGTCAGGTATAGCGCTGCAGCTTCGCCGCCCGCTCCAGCCAACGCACCGCCTGCACCTGAACTGCCGTTGGCTTCGGCCAGCACAGCACCCAGTAGCGCATGCGAGAGCAGTTGCGCGGCCGCGTTCGGGTCGCTGCCGTGGTCGCCATCGAAGGTCCGCCCGATCAGTTGCGCCGCATACGGTGCCAGCGCGTTGCTCGCCACCTGCGTGCCGCTCTGCCCGGACACACCACCCACCAGCGCAGTGGTCACCGCCTGCAACGCACGGCTGTACTCACCGCCGGTGTCCCATTGGGTTTGGCTGGTATAGGCATCTCGGTAGGCTGCACTCTGGCTCAGCAACAGATCCTGTTGCTGAGTTGGATCCAGTTTCGCGAACGCCGCTTGCTTATCGCCGTTCAGGCCTTCCAGGTAGGCATCGCGCGCCTCGGCAGTCTTCTTCGCCGCACTGGCCGCGATGTCGCCAGCCACCTGCAGATTAACCAGCCCCGGATCAGAGCTTCCATGCAGCACTGATTAGCGCGACTAATGGCGGGCTCTATTTCTTTGTGAAGTCCTACCAGCCAAGCATCTAAAACGGTCCCAATTTTGGGGCGAGCATGATTGACCGTTGACCTATTTTCATCATACTTCTCCTCCAAAATGGAAATTGAACATGACCGGCTCAAATCCTTTAGCTCTTGACTTCACCGGATCAAAAATCATCACTCCCACCTTCTAACAACTTTATTTCCACTGAACATCGTGGTCGTTGAATTCTTCGGGGAGCCAGACCCAACTGGCGCGCCGAAGTCGCGGCCCACCTTCCGCACCTCGCCGTTACCGGAGCCAGTCTGTTTCCGCTAGTCGCGAAAATGTTTCTGAGGCGTCATCCTCTAGTACAATAGCTAAAACCTTTCCGCAGAGCCGCACCAAGTTCTGCATTAGATACATTTGATGGCAAACAAAAAGCAAAAGGACCTTTGTCTTTTCTAACTGTAAATCCATCTATTGATTTTTTATGCGTTGGCTGAATTTCAATCTCATCCTCAAACATGCTGACGTCACAAGTATCCATTTTTTTATAGGCCGCACTACGTGACTTATAGCCATAATTCTTAATGATCCAAAGGTC of Xanthomonas sacchari contains these proteins:
- a CDS encoding VENN motif pre-toxin domain-containing protein, yielding MAGDIAASAAKKTAEARDAYLEGLNGDKQAAFAKLDPTQQQDLLLSQSAAYRDAYTSQTQWDTGGEYSRALQAVTTALVGGVSGQSGTQVASNALAPYAAQLIGRTFDGDHGSDPNAAAQLLSHALLGAVLAEANGSSGAGGALAGAGGEAAALYLTKTLYGADAKPSDLSEQDKQTILALSQAVGALVGGITGGSLSDTAVGSAIARNAVENNCMLTDIEINRIKELSKGDVSEEARLTAAACALVKCSAQYADGSEDQKFWAAVEAAGAPLKDEQELLSTQTYKNFGTSLAAKTGKAPDEQLFGYGFLDVGTDATTKWDNSNGHPFARFGGLLQTGAGAAAMLAGGGGCAETAISCVLVPWGADQTAAGLSTVATGETTSTLGGMLLSKTGLPSPYAEALYSLIGFVPSGAAAGLGRSATALPIKTLEPVNAVVGPADDVARATSNVVVNNAMGNSFDDYVLATKLSGLDARGLVATQERLPTPELAGMGKNYVKPDYTLYTQQGKVAAYADAKTGESIPFDLQARGLIDWSVGTESKTLIYYTPGGDTPISDLLLNYARQRGVKIKQVKFHE
- a CDS encoding contact-dependent growth inhibition system immunity protein; this translates as MRTLIASALARFNGDFFCLTTMSQGILGFAEPDVLPIYLPANISDSELGIALRSSFAGSRKVSAEEFQRIFSSGIIQERSKDQDLWIIKNYGYKSRSAAYKKMDTCDVSMFEDEIEIQPTHKKSIDGFTVRKDKGPFAFCLPSNVSNAELGAALRKGFSYCTRG